A genomic window from Paenibacillus sp. FSL K6-0276 includes:
- a CDS encoding LysM peptidoglycan-binding domain-containing protein codes for MKIHIVKQGDSLYSLSQKYGVPLQKIIEANPQISNPNVLAVGEKVKIPTAPVSVPENSEVYYKHTVKQGDTLWKLSKAWGIPLKDMVEANPQLKNPNVLMLGEVVNIPKKASNSSPLQPGYMPSNASEKTQVGGKEYTGPKEQPAAEVVPAPKAETKPEIKPETKPEAKAENKPAPKSSPNISPLYNSAPHPSMNIAPINTQNAAPNPAPNMQMEVAPVQEIEMQSLFVQITVPNQEPLAHHEAPKAEMKPVACKEEKADSCDNMGYPGLGGNPYLYDSYQNSPNMNMNWAPSYVQPASYGPEYMSPYYFSENMYSPNMSPEQWNPNAAPNVSPEQWNPNACPNMSPEQWNPNACPNISPEQWNPNAAPNVSPEQWNPNAWPNMSPEQWNPNAWPNMNPEQWNPNAAPNYMEANVSGMNPGAEFSAYGMPQYGGQSSNLPWPTCGCGGMHVQPYSYEMPVYNTYPAYGNPNAFSAYGAGTPNQGVVPTSPLGAFGGPVMSNIPSNPQYPGIGNYSQHNRVPEIQEPETFVQELTSGGSLKSKGSATKESASKAKTSSQNSSKKNKTVVKSQRSTAGGRAESTKKRRNPWISN; via the coding sequence GTGAAAATACACATAGTCAAACAAGGCGATAGTCTGTATTCATTATCACAAAAGTACGGAGTGCCGTTACAAAAAATTATTGAAGCTAATCCGCAAATCAGCAATCCAAATGTACTGGCGGTTGGTGAAAAAGTAAAAATACCTACGGCTCCTGTATCCGTACCAGAAAACAGTGAAGTTTACTACAAGCACACAGTCAAGCAAGGAGATACCTTGTGGAAATTATCTAAGGCATGGGGAATCCCTTTAAAGGATATGGTTGAAGCAAATCCCCAGTTAAAGAATCCGAATGTACTGATGTTAGGAGAAGTAGTCAATATTCCTAAAAAAGCATCAAATTCTTCCCCATTACAGCCTGGCTACATGCCTTCTAATGCTTCTGAGAAAACACAAGTGGGTGGGAAGGAATATACGGGTCCAAAAGAACAGCCAGCAGCTGAGGTAGTTCCTGCACCTAAAGCGGAGACTAAACCCGAAATCAAACCAGAAACTAAACCAGAAGCAAAAGCAGAAAATAAACCAGCACCTAAATCATCGCCAAATATCTCGCCTTTATACAATTCTGCACCACACCCATCGATGAACATCGCCCCTATTAATACTCAAAATGCTGCACCTAATCCTGCGCCGAATATGCAGATGGAAGTTGCTCCTGTGCAAGAAATTGAAATGCAGAGCTTATTTGTTCAGATTACAGTTCCAAATCAAGAGCCCTTAGCACATCATGAGGCACCAAAAGCTGAGATGAAGCCAGTGGCTTGCAAAGAGGAAAAGGCAGATTCTTGTGACAATATGGGATATCCAGGCCTAGGAGGAAATCCTTATCTCTATGATTCTTATCAAAATAGCCCTAATATGAACATGAATTGGGCACCAAGTTATGTTCAACCAGCGTCATATGGACCTGAATACATGTCTCCATACTACTTTTCAGAAAATATGTATTCACCTAATATGAGTCCAGAACAATGGAATCCGAATGCTGCACCTAACGTGAGTCCAGAACAATGGAATCCGAATGCTTGCCCTAATATGAGTCCGGAACAATGGAATCCGAATGCTTGCCCTAATATAAGTCCGGAACAATGGAATCCGAATGCAGCGCCTAACGTGAGTCCAGAACAATGGAATCCGAATGCTTGGCCTAATATGAGTCCGGAACAATGGAATCCGAATGCTTGGCCTAATATGAATCCGGAACAATGGAATCCGAACGCTGCTCCTAACTATATGGAGGCTAATGTTTCTGGAATGAACCCGGGTGCGGAATTCTCCGCGTATGGGATGCCGCAATATGGAGGACAGTCATCGAACCTTCCATGGCCTACTTGTGGGTGTGGAGGAATGCATGTTCAACCTTATTCATATGAAATGCCCGTATATAATACCTATCCTGCATATGGAAACCCAAATGCATTTTCCGCTTATGGAGCAGGTACACCTAATCAAGGAGTAGTTCCAACTTCTCCTCTTGGAGCATTTGGTGGACCGGTAATGTCGAATATTCCGTCTAATCCGCAGTATCCTGGTATAGGTAATTATTCGCAACATAATCGGGTTCCTGAAATTCAAGAGCCTGAAACGTTCGTACAGGAATTAACCTCTGGCGGATCTCTCAAGAGTAAGGGAAGTGCAACGAAGGAATCGGCATCAAAAGCAAAGACCTCGAGTCAAAACAGCAGTAAGAAAAACAAAACAGTTGTGAAATCTCAACGTTCAACTGCGGGTGGTCGTGCAGAAAGTACTAAGAAACGTAGAAATCCATGGATTTCTAATTAA
- the ilvE gene encoding branched-chain-amino-acid transaminase encodes MAEQWIYLDGQHVTKENAKVSVFDHGFLYGDGIFEGIRIYNGNIFKCKEHLDRLYDSAKSIMLDIPLTYDEMLGAMAETIRLNDMRNGYIRLIVSRGPGNLGLDPRRCPKASVIIIVEQLAIYPEQAYINGLRAVSVSQRRNIPDALNPKIKSLNYLNNILVKIQSNLAEADEAIMMNAQGYVTEGSGDNIFIIKNGVVFTPPCYLGALEGITRLAIIELCEKLGLKLKEEPFTMHDVYIADEVFFTGTAAEVIAAREIDGRIIGEGHAGPITLKLLEEFRNVVDKDGYKVWE; translated from the coding sequence ATGGCTGAACAATGGATCTATCTGGATGGACAACACGTAACTAAGGAAAATGCAAAGGTATCCGTTTTTGATCACGGTTTTTTGTATGGAGACGGCATATTTGAAGGTATTCGTATCTATAACGGCAATATTTTTAAATGTAAAGAGCATTTGGACAGACTATATGATTCGGCGAAGTCGATCATGCTGGACATTCCGCTCACTTATGATGAGATGCTGGGAGCTATGGCTGAAACGATTCGTCTTAACGACATGCGTAACGGTTATATTCGACTGATCGTATCCCGTGGTCCTGGTAACTTAGGTCTTGATCCACGTCGTTGTCCTAAAGCCAGCGTAATTATTATCGTTGAACAATTGGCTATTTACCCAGAACAAGCGTACATTAATGGGCTTCGTGCAGTTTCTGTATCCCAGCGTCGTAACATTCCGGATGCACTGAATCCGAAGATTAAATCGCTTAACTATCTCAATAATATCCTAGTGAAAATTCAATCGAATCTGGCGGAAGCCGATGAAGCGATCATGATGAATGCTCAAGGATATGTTACTGAGGGATCCGGAGATAATATTTTTATCATCAAAAATGGTGTAGTCTTTACTCCTCCTTGCTATCTGGGAGCGCTTGAAGGAATCACACGTCTGGCGATCATCGAGCTATGCGAGAAATTGGGTCTTAAGTTAAAAGAAGAACCTTTCACGATGCACGATGTTTACATAGCGGACGAGGTATTCTTTACTGGAACAGCCGCTGAAGTTATTGCAGCGCGTGAAATTGACGGACGCATCATCGGAGAAGGACATGCAGGTCCTATTACGTTGAAGCTTCTTGAAGAGTTCCGCAATGTTGTTGATAAAGATGGCTACAAGGTCTGGGAATAA
- the pheA gene encoding prephenate dehydratase — translation MKSIAVLPQGSVSHEALLHLFNGEPVKVVHHKLISDVFLSTAGGTTDYSVIPIENTIEGSVSLHIDWLINEVDLPMQAEWIFPSIQNLIGHPLEFTDTNDNKDFTKMLKILSHPVAMAQCMQFVRKHAPWAELESVGSTSEAVEIVKNNPGKGWAAIGTSLGAATHGLEIVDREITDHNNNYTRFVLVGPQNVDLPRSSNGVKTSVLVTLPEDFPGALHQVLAAFSWRKLNLSRIESRPTKKKLGTYYFYIDVLEPIESVLLPGAIEEINALGCQVRILGSYPTYTYEEEKAEVQ, via the coding sequence ATGAAATCAATAGCGGTATTGCCGCAGGGCTCGGTATCCCACGAAGCGCTGCTGCATTTGTTTAACGGTGAGCCTGTAAAAGTTGTGCATCACAAATTAATTTCCGATGTGTTTCTCTCTACGGCTGGTGGCACCACCGATTACAGCGTTATCCCGATTGAGAATACCATTGAAGGTTCAGTTAGTCTCCATATTGATTGGCTCATCAATGAAGTCGATCTGCCAATGCAGGCTGAATGGATCTTTCCATCGATACAGAATCTCATCGGTCACCCACTGGAATTCACAGATACTAACGACAATAAGGATTTCACAAAAATGCTAAAAATCCTTTCGCATCCTGTTGCAATGGCACAATGCATGCAATTTGTTCGTAAGCATGCACCTTGGGCAGAACTGGAGTCGGTCGGAAGTACCTCTGAAGCTGTAGAAATCGTTAAGAACAACCCTGGCAAGGGCTGGGCTGCGATTGGTACATCTCTTGGCGCCGCAACTCATGGGCTGGAGATTGTAGATCGGGAAATTACAGATCACAACAACAACTACACACGATTTGTCCTTGTCGGCCCGCAGAATGTTGATCTTCCACGGAGCAGCAATGGCGTAAAGACGAGTGTCCTAGTAACGCTGCCGGAGGATTTTCCAGGTGCCTTGCATCAGGTCCTCGCTGCCTTTTCTTGGCGGAAACTGAATTTATCGCGTATTGAATCACGACCAACGAAAAAGAAGTTGGGTACTTATTATTTTTATATTGATGTGCTGGAACCGATAGAATCGGTCCTGCTGCCAGGGGCTATTGAAGAGATTAACGCTTTAGGCTGTCAGGTACGGATTCTGGGCTCGTATCCCACATACACCTATGAGGAAGAGAAAGCGGAGGTGCAGTAA
- the thrB gene encoding homoserine kinase, translated as MSTYGRARIKVPASTANLGPGFDTLGMALSMYAWIEMEEAEETVFHLYGDEMKGLAQDKSNLLYQVAQMVFAEAGVTVPELSISMYSEIPLTRGLGSSASAIIGAMVAANTMIGSPLDDTKLFDMATQLEKHPDNVGASLFGGIITAVWDGEHADYVRLEPPQDLEVLVVIPEFELATTKARGVLPTEISVSDAVYNISRTSLLTAALASGRLDLISRAMQDRLHQPYRAPLVPGMEKLLSEAPKHGALGIALSGAGPTLLCLVDRHEARKRELEAFLMNTMQEHGIPSQTCWLMPCTSGVTSELLERNEMQNVSFLDMIKGEVRS; from the coding sequence ATGAGTACTTACGGAAGAGCTAGGATTAAAGTACCTGCTAGTACTGCCAATCTTGGTCCGGGCTTCGATACCTTGGGCATGGCTTTGTCTATGTATGCCTGGATTGAGATGGAGGAAGCAGAGGAGACTGTTTTTCATCTTTATGGTGACGAGATGAAGGGGCTGGCTCAGGATAAGAGTAATTTGCTCTATCAGGTCGCCCAAATGGTATTTGCAGAAGCCGGAGTTACGGTGCCTGAATTGTCGATATCGATGTATTCCGAGATTCCGCTTACGCGTGGACTCGGCAGCAGTGCCTCAGCCATCATTGGTGCCATGGTCGCAGCTAATACTATGATCGGATCTCCGCTGGATGATACCAAGCTATTTGATATGGCTACCCAGCTTGAGAAGCATCCTGACAATGTAGGGGCTTCCTTGTTTGGGGGTATCATTACCGCAGTGTGGGATGGTGAGCATGCTGATTATGTTCGCCTTGAGCCGCCGCAAGATCTGGAGGTTCTTGTGGTGATTCCCGAATTCGAACTGGCGACAACGAAAGCGCGAGGTGTGCTTCCAACAGAAATCTCGGTGAGCGACGCCGTATACAACATCAGTAGAACCTCTCTACTGACGGCTGCGCTGGCAAGTGGTCGTCTTGACCTAATTAGCAGGGCGATGCAGGATCGACTGCACCAGCCGTATCGTGCACCTCTTGTACCGGGCATGGAGAAGCTGCTCTCTGAAGCTCCAAAACATGGTGCCCTTGGAATCGCGCTTAGCGGTGCCGGCCCTACCTTGCTTTGTTTAGTTGATCGTCATGAGGCTCGTAAGCGTGAGCTTGAGGCTTTCCTAATGAATACGATGCAAGAACATGGCATCCCTTCTCAGACATGCTGGCTGATGCCTTGTACTTCAGGTGTTACGTCAGAGCTGCTTGAAAGAAACGAGATGCAAAACGTATCATTTTTGGATATGATAAAAGGAGAAGTACGGTCATGA
- a CDS encoding homoserine dehydrogenase produces MKPVKVGLLGLGTVGTGVVRIVEGNQEDLSSQVGSPILIERIAVNNSNKPRDIDVDPAKITTDPWEVIRDPEIDVIVEVMGGIDGTKEYILEALERGKHVVTANKDLMALHGSEILAKAQEKQCDVFYEASVAGGIPIIRTLIEGFSSDKIMKIIGIVNGTTNYILTKMSQEGASYNDVLKEAQDLGYAEADPTSDVEGLDAARKMAILGTLGFRTNVELHDVSVSGISEVSKADIAFAKRLGYEIKLLGIAERQDEEFSISVQPTLIRASHPLASVNGVFNAVYVYGEAVGETMFYGAGAGAMPTATSVVADLVAIIKNLKLGVNGLKQKVPYKQKKLKSDEDIFYKNFLLLHVDDKAGVLAKITQVFAEYDVSLDSVVQQANPNNPDAEIIIVTHNASKASMNKVLHHFQELKVIHRIKSHYRVEG; encoded by the coding sequence ATGAAGCCGGTTAAAGTAGGATTGCTGGGTCTGGGAACAGTTGGTACAGGTGTAGTTCGTATCGTGGAAGGAAATCAGGAGGATTTGAGCAGTCAAGTAGGCTCTCCAATACTCATTGAGCGCATAGCGGTGAATAATTCCAATAAGCCACGTGATATTGATGTCGATCCTGCCAAAATAACGACAGATCCATGGGAAGTTATTCGTGATCCTGAGATTGATGTAATCGTTGAAGTGATGGGTGGTATCGATGGAACAAAGGAATATATTCTTGAAGCTTTGGAGCGCGGTAAGCATGTCGTAACTGCGAACAAGGATTTGATGGCGCTGCACGGCTCAGAGATACTGGCTAAGGCGCAAGAAAAGCAATGTGATGTCTTTTATGAGGCTAGTGTTGCAGGTGGTATTCCGATTATTCGGACGCTTATCGAAGGCTTTTCTTCAGATAAGATCATGAAGATTATAGGTATTGTGAATGGAACGACTAATTACATACTAACCAAAATGAGTCAAGAAGGCGCATCCTATAATGATGTGTTAAAAGAAGCGCAGGATCTAGGATATGCAGAGGCCGATCCAACTTCTGATGTTGAAGGTCTGGATGCTGCTCGCAAAATGGCGATTCTCGGAACCTTAGGCTTCCGCACTAATGTGGAGCTACATGACGTCAGTGTGAGTGGGATTTCAGAAGTGAGTAAAGCTGATATTGCTTTTGCAAAGCGTCTCGGATACGAAATTAAGCTGCTAGGCATCGCTGAACGTCAGGATGAGGAATTCAGTATCAGTGTTCAACCGACCTTGATTCGAGCAAGTCATCCACTTGCTTCCGTAAATGGTGTCTTCAATGCAGTTTATGTGTACGGTGAGGCAGTAGGAGAGACGATGTTCTATGGTGCGGGCGCGGGTGCAATGCCAACAGCAACTTCGGTGGTAGCTGACTTGGTAGCTATTATTAAGAACCTAAAGCTGGGTGTCAATGGATTGAAGCAAAAAGTACCTTATAAGCAGAAGAAGCTTAAGAGTGATGAGGATATCTTTTATAAGAACTTTCTTCTATTACACGTTGATGATAAAGCAGGCGTATTGGCCAAGATTACTCAGGTATTTGCCGAGTATGACGTGAGTCTTGATTCGGTAGTTCAGCAAGCCAATCCAAACAATCCTGACGCGGAGATAATTATTGTTACCCATAACGCCAGCAAAGCAAGTATGAACAAAGTGCTGCACCATTTTCAGGAACTCAAAGTCATCCACCGGATTAAGAGCCATTATCGTGTGGAAGGTTAG
- a CDS encoding ACT domain-containing protein → MKERYYLVREDILPDAVLKTMQVKQLLEAGDAKTVHEGVEQVGLSRSAFYKYKDGIHLIHQLERERIVTISMDLEHESGMLSKVLGSVAGHGANVLTIHQSIPLQGRANVVISVEISHLNEELGEMLDSLKDIPGVKRALIVGQG, encoded by the coding sequence GTGAAAGAACGCTATTATTTGGTCCGTGAGGACATATTACCTGATGCCGTACTTAAGACTATGCAGGTTAAACAATTGCTTGAGGCCGGGGATGCGAAGACCGTACACGAAGGTGTAGAACAGGTAGGATTAAGCCGAAGTGCTTTTTATAAATACAAGGATGGCATTCACCTGATTCATCAGCTCGAACGTGAGCGAATTGTTACGATCTCCATGGATTTGGAACACGAATCTGGGATGCTCTCCAAGGTTCTAGGATCTGTGGCGGGGCATGGGGCTAACGTATTGACGATTCACCAGAGTATTCCGCTACAAGGACGGGCGAATGTGGTGATCTCCGTGGAAATCTCACATTTGAATGAGGAGCTCGGGGAGATGCTTGATAGTCTGAAGGATATTCCGGGAGTGAAGCGCGCCCTAATCGTTGGACAGGGGTAG
- a CDS encoding SPFH domain-containing protein, giving the protein MAIIEVVKYDGPPGIFAWKYPNQELGTWTQLIVNESQEAILFKGGQALDSFTAGRHTLSTANIPILSNIVNLPFGGKSPFTAEVWYVNKTNSMNVKWGTSAPLQLQDPKYKIMISVRSFGQFGVKVDNPRKFLLQLVGTLPQFDQDTLVNYFRGLLMSNINELISSYLVHKQISILEINAYVAEISKHIQGRLASTFLDNGIELNNFFIDSINIPDDDPATIRLKEALAKKAEMDIIGFNYQQERGFNTMEKAAGNPGNLGVGMMNTGMGLGLGMGFAGPAMDMVNRMTRGMNFDSGTTVVRQERSCSKCGVMNPVEGRFCSGCGHALESIQQSTPSGNKINCLECGHELKAGAKFCPGCGNPYRACPTCGADNPEGATSCVSCGKEMPKACGKCGEMVAPGVKFCPHCGDSLVMKCGGCGHELKPGQKFCAECGTKAG; this is encoded by the coding sequence ATGGCCATTATAGAAGTGGTGAAGTACGACGGTCCACCGGGGATTTTCGCATGGAAATATCCTAACCAAGAGCTAGGGACATGGACACAGCTAATTGTTAATGAATCTCAGGAAGCGATCCTATTCAAGGGCGGACAAGCGCTTGATTCCTTTACGGCAGGGCGACACACCCTAAGCACCGCCAATATTCCTATTTTATCTAATATCGTTAATCTTCCTTTCGGTGGGAAGTCACCATTTACAGCAGAAGTATGGTACGTGAACAAGACCAATTCGATGAATGTTAAATGGGGAACAAGTGCACCTTTACAACTCCAGGATCCTAAATACAAAATTATGATCTCTGTTCGCTCCTTTGGACAGTTTGGTGTAAAGGTTGATAATCCTCGGAAATTTTTGTTGCAGCTAGTTGGAACGCTTCCACAGTTTGATCAGGATACGCTAGTAAATTATTTCCGTGGCTTGCTTATGTCGAATATAAATGAGCTGATCTCTTCTTACCTTGTGCATAAGCAAATCAGCATCTTGGAGATTAATGCCTATGTTGCAGAGATCTCAAAGCATATCCAGGGGCGATTAGCATCGACCTTTCTAGACAATGGCATTGAGTTGAATAATTTCTTTATTGATTCGATTAATATTCCAGATGATGATCCGGCAACGATTCGTTTGAAGGAAGCTTTGGCTAAAAAAGCAGAAATGGATATTATCGGCTTCAACTACCAGCAGGAGCGGGGCTTTAATACGATGGAAAAAGCAGCAGGCAATCCTGGCAATCTTGGAGTAGGCATGATGAACACCGGGATGGGGCTTGGACTTGGTATGGGATTCGCTGGACCGGCTATGGATATGGTTAACCGCATGACCAGAGGGATGAATTTTGATTCAGGGACTACAGTTGTGCGCCAAGAGCGCTCCTGTTCTAAGTGTGGAGTTATGAATCCAGTAGAAGGAAGGTTCTGCAGTGGCTGTGGGCATGCTCTTGAGAGCATTCAGCAAAGTACACCGTCTGGTAATAAGATCAATTGTTTGGAATGTGGACATGAGCTGAAAGCTGGAGCCAAGTTCTGTCCTGGCTGCGGAAATCCTTATCGTGCTTGTCCAACCTGTGGAGCGGATAATCCTGAGGGTGCGACTTCCTGTGTCTCTTGTGGAAAAGAAATGCCTAAAGCATGTGGTAAATGTGGAGAAATGGTAGCGCCAGGGGTGAAATTCTGCCCTCACTGTGGTGACAGCTTGGTTATGAAATGCGGAGGCTGCGGGCATGAGCTGAAGCCTGGACAGAAATTCTGTGCAGAGTGTGGAACGAAAGCAGGCTGA
- the obgE gene encoding GTPase ObgE, with translation MFVDKAKIYVKGGDGGDGLVAFRREKYVPEGGPAGGDGGRGGDVIFRVDEGLRTLMDFRYQRHFKADKGIKGRNKSQHGANADHMIVRIPPGTILIDDDTKEIIADMTRHGQQVVVARGGRGGRGNTRFATAANTAPELAENGEEGQERYVVMELKVMADVGLVGFPSVGKSTLLSVVSAAQPKIGAYHFTTITPNLGVVDVGDGRSFVMADLPGLIEGASEGIGLGHEFLRHVERTRIIIHVVDMSGSEGRDPFEDWVLINDELKQYNANLIDRPQIVAANKMDMPESEGNLISFRERIAELRPDLEIMPISSLTRQGVQELLYRATDILDSIPVAPIVEEVAETTERKVYKLEAEEDDSFTITRDNEAFVVSSPRIERMLKRMQLSTHDAILKLARTLRHMGVDAELRKRGAVEGTIVRIADFEFEFVENSSYY, from the coding sequence ATGTTCGTAGATAAAGCTAAGATTTATGTTAAAGGCGGTGACGGCGGGGATGGTCTCGTTGCGTTTCGTCGGGAGAAGTATGTACCAGAGGGTGGTCCTGCCGGTGGTGACGGAGGCCGAGGTGGCGACGTTATTTTCCGTGTAGATGAGGGACTGCGTACGCTGATGGATTTCCGTTATCAGCGCCATTTTAAAGCTGACAAAGGAATTAAAGGACGGAACAAGAGTCAACATGGAGCAAATGCTGATCATATGATCGTGCGAATTCCACCAGGAACCATTCTGATTGACGATGATACGAAAGAAATCATTGCCGATATGACTCGTCATGGACAGCAGGTCGTTGTTGCTCGTGGTGGCCGTGGTGGCCGTGGTAACACTCGATTTGCAACAGCTGCTAATACTGCGCCAGAGCTTGCAGAGAACGGTGAAGAAGGCCAAGAGCGTTATGTGGTTATGGAACTTAAGGTAATGGCTGATGTAGGTCTTGTAGGATTCCCGAGCGTGGGTAAATCCACATTGCTGTCAGTTGTATCTGCAGCCCAACCAAAGATTGGTGCATACCACTTCACAACGATTACACCGAATTTGGGCGTAGTAGATGTTGGGGATGGACGAAGCTTTGTAATGGCAGATCTGCCGGGATTAATCGAGGGTGCCAGCGAAGGAATAGGTCTCGGACACGAATTCCTGCGCCACGTTGAACGTACGCGCATCATCATTCATGTGGTGGATATGTCTGGCTCCGAGGGCCGTGATCCTTTCGAGGATTGGGTTCTAATTAATGACGAACTGAAGCAATACAATGCTAATCTAATTGATCGTCCACAGATCGTGGCAGCGAACAAGATGGATATGCCTGAATCAGAGGGAAACTTGATCTCTTTTCGGGAACGCATAGCTGAACTGCGTCCTGATCTTGAGATTATGCCAATTTCATCGCTCACCCGCCAGGGTGTGCAGGAGCTATTATATCGTGCGACGGATATTCTCGACAGTATTCCGGTGGCTCCGATCGTTGAAGAAGTGGCAGAAACAACTGAACGTAAGGTATATAAGCTGGAAGCTGAAGAGGATGACTCATTTACCATTACACGTGATAATGAGGCGTTTGTTGTTAGCAGCCCTCGTATCGAGCGTATGCTGAAACGTATGCAGCTAAGCACACATGATGCGATCCTGAAGCTGGCACGGACACTGCGTCATATGGGTGTGGATGCAGAGCTTCGTAAACGTGGTGCTGTAGAGGGAACGATTGTCCGTATTGCTGATTTCGAATTCGAATTCGTTGAGAACAGCAGTTACTATTAA
- a CDS encoding Spo0B domain-containing protein yields MKSWKSAIWAVMLSVMLPLGLVYWHTSLLTCLLLGIWVAVTVAFSLIWNQRHWERELRIQENTLQQAAIRTLNHHRHDWMNDLQILYGYIQLGKPDKSVECVERIKERIALDSRIAKLGIPSLVFYIQSFRTYRTSLELEVQVEEGLQLEDKLNREAGDELTSVIMQTVRAYQYNGLAPQGETRKLRLGFIQDGGDILISFEGEGEHGNPEQLKGQIYNIVQGKIMKAEQFKPSRAYVELRLPLEM; encoded by the coding sequence ATGAAATCCTGGAAAAGTGCAATCTGGGCAGTCATGTTATCCGTAATGCTTCCTTTAGGACTCGTGTATTGGCATACCTCCCTTTTGACGTGTCTGTTGCTTGGAATTTGGGTAGCGGTAACGGTTGCTTTCAGTTTAATTTGGAATCAGCGTCATTGGGAGCGGGAACTGCGCATACAAGAGAACACTCTGCAACAGGCGGCGATTCGGACACTGAATCATCATCGTCATGATTGGATGAACGATTTGCAGATTCTTTACGGATATATTCAGCTTGGAAAGCCTGATAAATCTGTGGAGTGTGTGGAAAGAATAAAGGAACGCATAGCGCTTGATAGTCGTATCGCTAAGCTGGGCATTCCTTCATTGGTCTTCTATATCCAATCTTTCCGAACGTACAGGACTAGTCTGGAACTGGAAGTTCAGGTGGAGGAAGGATTGCAGCTGGAGGACAAGCTAAATCGGGAAGCAGGAGATGAGCTGACTTCAGTGATTATGCAGACCGTACGGGCTTATCAATATAACGGACTGGCTCCCCAGGGTGAAACGCGCAAGCTGCGTCTTGGCTTTATTCAGGATGGAGGAGACATTCTTATCTCCTTCGAAGGTGAGGGAGAGCATGGCAATCCCGAGCAGCTCAAAGGGCAAATTTATAATATAGTACAAGGAAAAATCATGAAGGCGGAGCAGTTTAAGCCCAGCAGGGCTTATGTAGAGCTGCGTTTGCCGCTTGAAATGTGA
- the rpmA gene encoding 50S ribosomal protein L27 codes for MLKLNLQLFASKKGVGSTRNGRDSHSKRLGVKRADGQAVTGGNILVRQRGTKIHPGTNVGIGKDDTLFALVDGVVKFERWGRDRKKVSVYPVDVAPVAAALEA; via the coding sequence ATGTTGAAATTGAATCTTCAATTGTTCGCATCGAAAAAAGGTGTAGGTTCCACAAGAAACGGACGTGATTCCCACTCCAAACGTCTTGGCGTGAAACGTGCTGACGGTCAAGCAGTAACCGGCGGCAACATCTTGGTTCGTCAACGCGGAACAAAAATTCACCCAGGCACTAACGTAGGCATCGGTAAGGATGATACGTTGTTCGCATTGGTTGATGGCGTAGTGAAGTTCGAACGTTGGGGCCGCGATCGCAAAAAAGTGAGCGTGTACCCAGTTGATGTCGCTCCGGTAGCAGCGGCACTGGAAGCGTAA
- a CDS encoding ribosomal-processing cysteine protease Prp, with product MISVRITRSSDLGTIVGFEVKGHAGYAKRGEDIVCAGVSAVTVGTVNSIETLTGISMDTSMKNGFLSGTLSSIDDFDTSAKVQLLLESMVVMLNDIAESYGKYIQIQQVNI from the coding sequence ATGATTAGCGTACGGATTACACGATCTTCGGATCTAGGGACTATCGTTGGCTTTGAGGTAAAAGGGCACGCGGGTTATGCAAAGCGTGGCGAAGATATCGTATGTGCCGGAGTTTCCGCCGTAACGGTTGGAACCGTCAATTCGATTGAGACTTTGACCGGAATCTCCATGGATACGTCCATGAAGAACGGATTCTTAAGTGGAACATTAAGTTCCATTGATGATTTCGATACTTCCGCGAAGGTGCAATTGCTGCTTGAATCCATGGTCGTGATGCTAAATGATATCGCAGAATCATACGGGAAGTATATTCAGATACAGCAAGTAAATATTTAA
- the rplU gene encoding 50S ribosomal protein L21, with product MYAIIETGGKQYKVQEGDVLFIEKLEAEDGASVTFDRVLAVSNEGGLTAGTPLVSGASVTAKVEKHGKGAKVVVYKYKPKKNYHKKQGHRQPYTKVTIEKIQA from the coding sequence ATGTATGCAATTATCGAAACTGGCGGTAAACAATACAAAGTCCAAGAGGGCGATGTTTTGTTCATTGAGAAGTTGGAAGCTGAAGACGGCGCAAGTGTAACTTTTGACCGTGTATTGGCTGTTTCTAACGAAGGTGGTCTGACTGCAGGAACTCCGCTCGTAAGCGGCGCGTCTGTAACAGCTAAAGTCGAGAAACATGGTAAAGGCGCTAAGGTTGTAGTTTACAAATACAAACCTAAGAAGAACTACCACAAGAAACAAGGCCATCGTCAACCGTACACGAAAGTAACTATCGAGAAGATTCAAGCGTAA